A section of the Desulfomicrobium escambiense DSM 10707 genome encodes:
- a CDS encoding YbaB/EbfC family nucleoid-associated protein: MNELIRQAQLMQKKMLKAQEETGKKEIETSVGGGMVTVKATCAGELLSVKIDPAVLEDVEMLQDLILSAVNEVIKKGKDTVQAEMSQITGGMKIPGLF, translated from the coding sequence ATGAACGAACTGATCAGGCAGGCCCAGCTCATGCAGAAGAAGATGCTGAAGGCCCAGGAAGAGACCGGCAAGAAGGAGATCGAGACGAGCGTCGGCGGCGGCATGGTCACGGTCAAGGCCACCTGCGCGGGCGAACTTCTGTCCGTGAAGATCGACCCTGCGGTCCTCGAGGACGTGGAAATGCTGCAGGACCTCATCCTCTCGGCCGTCAACGAGGTCATCAAGAAGGGCAAGGACACGGTGCAGGCCGAGATGTCGCAGATCACCGGCGGCATGAAGATCCCGGGCCTGTTCTAG
- the dnaX gene encoding DNA polymerase III subunit gamma/tau: MSQESLTARYRPQSFAQVAGQDSVKRILSRAAATGRVAPAYLFSGTRGVGKTTLARIFAKALNCQNGPAEEPCNQCPVCRQITLGAAVDVVEIDGASNTGVDNVRRLKEDVGYAPLECRYKVIIIDEAHMLSKAAFNALLKTLEEPPGHVTFIMATTEPEKFPQTIVSRCQHFVFKRLPQADLVRHLGGVLEREAIAAEPSAVTLIARRGAGSVRDSMSLLGQVLALGSESLTLADVREVLGLAGGEIFARLVACVHGRDLRGLHALLTEVLDQGADLGFFLRELAGCWRNLFLLNQMGDAARGLMDLPAEEIDVWAEFAPRFSLGHLHAAWQMTMDSQRKVLTSMEPALALELLLLNLACLPDLLALGSAAPGQGASAGQAAPPRAAQTPSPSPAPRADGFSRGPTAAPQRPAPTPRPAAQQPAQPQVQAPPRQAAAAPRDVREPAAPATMVRENGAAFGARPEAGPSMPAPPAGPRTWPGFVAFCAARPDGSRPLPALDKARGELNGANLVLTSPHAFLCDRLRAGLPVLTDLARAYYGPGVNVRVETPVAEVRKTRAELKEMAQADPVVRQAQEKFQARIVEVRPPINGKAQENEI; encoded by the coding sequence ATGAGCCAGGAAAGCCTCACCGCCCGTTACCGCCCCCAGAGTTTCGCCCAAGTGGCCGGCCAGGACTCCGTCAAGCGCATCCTGTCCCGCGCCGCGGCCACGGGGCGGGTGGCTCCCGCCTACCTGTTCAGCGGCACGCGCGGGGTGGGCAAGACCACCCTGGCCCGCATCTTCGCCAAGGCCCTCAACTGCCAGAACGGCCCGGCCGAGGAGCCCTGCAACCAGTGCCCGGTCTGCCGCCAGATCACCCTCGGCGCGGCCGTGGACGTGGTCGAGATTGACGGCGCCTCCAACACCGGCGTGGACAACGTTCGCCGCCTCAAGGAGGACGTGGGCTACGCGCCCCTGGAGTGCCGCTACAAGGTCATCATCATCGACGAAGCGCACATGCTCTCCAAGGCGGCCTTCAACGCGCTCCTCAAGACCCTGGAGGAGCCGCCCGGGCACGTGACTTTCATCATGGCCACCACCGAGCCCGAGAAATTTCCCCAGACCATCGTCAGCCGCTGCCAGCATTTCGTCTTCAAGCGTCTGCCCCAGGCCGACCTGGTGCGCCACCTGGGCGGCGTGCTGGAGCGCGAGGCCATTGCGGCCGAGCCTTCGGCCGTGACCCTCATCGCCCGTCGCGGGGCGGGTTCGGTGCGCGACAGCATGTCGCTTCTGGGCCAGGTGCTGGCCCTGGGCTCGGAAAGCCTGACCCTGGCCGACGTGCGCGAGGTTCTGGGGCTGGCCGGCGGCGAGATCTTCGCGCGCCTCGTTGCGTGCGTGCACGGCCGCGACCTGCGGGGCCTCCACGCCCTGCTGACCGAGGTCCTGGACCAGGGCGCGGACCTGGGCTTCTTCCTGCGGGAATTGGCCGGGTGCTGGCGCAACCTCTTTCTGCTGAACCAGATGGGCGACGCCGCGCGCGGCCTCATGGACCTGCCGGCCGAGGAGATCGACGTCTGGGCGGAGTTCGCGCCGCGCTTCAGCCTGGGGCACCTGCACGCGGCCTGGCAGATGACCATGGACAGCCAGCGCAAGGTCCTGACCAGCATGGAGCCGGCCCTGGCCCTGGAGCTTCTGCTTCTGAACCTGGCCTGCCTGCCGGACCTGCTGGCCTTGGGCTCCGCCGCGCCCGGCCAGGGTGCGTCCGCCGGCCAGGCCGCGCCGCCGCGCGCCGCGCAGACTCCGTCCCCGTCCCCTGCGCCGCGTGCCGACGGGTTTTCGCGCGGTCCCACCGCTGCGCCGCAACGGCCTGCGCCCACGCCGCGCCCCGCCGCCCAGCAGCCCGCCCAGCCGCAGGTCCAGGCGCCGCCTCGCCAGGCCGCCGCGGCCCCGCGCGACGTGCGCGAGCCTGCGGCCCCGGCGACCATGGTCCGCGAGAACGGCGCGGCTTTCGGCGCCCGTCCCGAGGCCGGCCCGTCCATGCCCGCGCCCCCGGCCGGGCCGCGCACCTGGCCAGGTTTCGTGGCCTTCTGCGCCGCGCGGCCCGACGGGAGCCGCCCCCTGCCCGCCCTGGACAAGGCCCGCGGCGAGCTGAACGGGGCGAATCTCGTGCTGACGAGCCCCCACGCCTTCCTCTGCGACCGCCTGCGGGCCGGCCTGCCCGTGCTGACGGACCTGGCCCGGGCCTACTACGGCCCGGGCGTGAACGTGCGGGTGGAGACGCCCGTGGCCGAGGTGCGCAAGACCCGCGCCGAGCTCAAGGAGATGGCCCAGGCCGACCCCGTGGTGCGGCAGGCCCAGGAGAAATTTCAGGCCAGGATCGTCGAGGTCCGGCCCCCGATCAACGGAAAAGCACAGGAGAACGAGATATGA
- a CDS encoding branched-chain amino acid transaminase → MVQKADKIWFDGKLVPWDEAQVHVLTHTLHYGVGVFEGIRCYACTDGGSAVFRLQEHVERLFLSAKINEMTIPFTQDQISAAIIETLKVNRLSEGYIRPLTFIGAGVMGVYPGDNPIQTIIATWPWGAYLGAEALEKGIRVKTSSFTRHHVNVMMTKAKTCGNYVNSVLAKREALADGYNEALMLDAEGYVSEATGENIFIVRKGVIKTSPLGSILSGITRESVMILAEDLGYTVVEDRFTRDELYCADEAFFTGTAAEITPIREVDRRVIGQGSRGPVTAALQDAYFKVLRGENPKYGQWLARYSF, encoded by the coding sequence ATGGTTCAGAAAGCAGACAAGATTTGGTTCGACGGCAAACTCGTGCCCTGGGACGAAGCCCAGGTCCACGTCCTGACCCACACCCTGCACTACGGCGTGGGCGTGTTCGAGGGCATTCGCTGCTACGCCTGCACCGACGGCGGCTCGGCCGTGTTCCGGCTGCAGGAGCACGTGGAGCGCCTCTTCCTGTCGGCCAAGATCAACGAGATGACCATCCCCTTCACCCAGGACCAGATCAGCGCGGCCATCATCGAGACCCTCAAGGTCAACAGACTGTCCGAGGGCTACATCCGGCCCCTGACCTTCATCGGCGCGGGCGTCATGGGCGTCTACCCGGGCGACAACCCCATCCAGACCATCATCGCCACCTGGCCCTGGGGCGCGTACCTCGGCGCCGAGGCCCTGGAGAAGGGCATCCGCGTCAAGACCTCGTCCTTCACGCGCCACCACGTCAACGTCATGATGACCAAGGCCAAGACCTGCGGCAACTACGTCAACTCCGTGCTGGCCAAGCGCGAGGCCCTGGCCGACGGCTACAACGAGGCCCTCATGCTCGACGCCGAGGGCTACGTGTCCGAGGCCACGGGCGAGAACATCTTCATCGTGCGCAAGGGCGTCATCAAGACCTCGCCGCTGGGCTCCATCCTCTCGGGCATCACCCGCGAGTCCGTCATGATCCTGGCCGAGGACCTGGGCTACACCGTGGTCGAGGACCGCTTCACTCGCGACGAGCTGTACTGCGCCGACGAGGCCTTCTTCACCGGCACCGCGGCCGAGATTACGCCTATCCGCGAGGTGGACCGCCGCGTCATCGGCCAGGGCAGCCGCGGCCCGGTCACGGCAGCCCTGCAGGACGCCTACTTCAAGGTCCTGCGCGGCGAGAACCCCAAGTACGGCCAGTGGCTGGCCCGCTACAGCTTCTAG
- the tig gene encoding trigger factor: protein MEYKVEELSPVKRKVTVEVDVEEVHAALSATVALYRKGADIKGFRKGKVPSSVIEAKFRKQIYGEATTDLINYHINEILGETKLSPLSRIDVDAKEMERDEKFSYSFSFEIAPAFDLPEYKGLEVEEEEVAVDPKQVDDVIERIRQNMAKTVIIREERQVVSGDIAVIDFQAMQDGVDMEGIAANKFELPLGEGNSLPEFEDIVIGMTPGETVEKELTFPADFINDKLAGQTVTMKVTLHAIKERKLPEVDADFAELAGGYSSVQDLRDAIEKSYLSTRKQLVKGDAQKKLLDGIKAQVSFELPQSIVEEQIDKQIVELQGRLERQGKSLDSLGKTPAEMRAENRPAAEDVVKSSLVLLAIATAEGLTVEPQEVDMVLQKMAASTGQDFHSIKDYYEQHNLMIPLKDRVLADKAMDLIYENAKVTPVPPAAQDAQDA, encoded by the coding sequence ATGGAATACAAAGTCGAAGAACTGTCCCCGGTCAAGCGCAAGGTGACCGTCGAGGTGGATGTCGAGGAAGTGCATGCCGCCCTGTCCGCCACCGTGGCCCTGTACCGCAAAGGCGCGGACATCAAGGGGTTCCGCAAGGGCAAGGTCCCGTCGTCCGTGATCGAGGCCAAGTTCCGCAAGCAGATTTACGGCGAGGCCACCACGGACCTCATCAACTACCACATCAACGAGATCCTGGGCGAAACCAAGCTTTCCCCCCTGTCGCGCATCGACGTGGACGCCAAGGAGATGGAGCGCGACGAGAAGTTCTCCTACAGCTTCTCCTTCGAGATCGCCCCGGCCTTCGACCTGCCCGAGTACAAGGGCCTCGAAGTCGAGGAGGAAGAGGTGGCCGTCGATCCCAAGCAGGTTGACGACGTCATCGAGCGCATCCGCCAGAACATGGCCAAGACCGTGATCATCAGGGAAGAGCGCCAGGTCGTCAGCGGCGACATCGCCGTCATCGACTTCCAGGCCATGCAGGACGGCGTGGACATGGAAGGCATCGCGGCCAACAAGTTCGAGCTGCCCCTGGGCGAGGGCAACTCCCTGCCCGAGTTCGAGGACATCGTCATCGGCATGACCCCGGGCGAGACCGTGGAGAAGGAACTGACCTTCCCGGCCGACTTCATCAACGACAAGCTGGCCGGCCAGACCGTGACCATGAAGGTCACCCTGCACGCCATCAAGGAACGCAAGCTGCCCGAGGTCGACGCCGACTTCGCCGAGCTGGCCGGCGGCTACTCCTCGGTCCAGGACCTGCGCGACGCCATCGAGAAGTCCTACCTCTCGACCCGCAAGCAGCTGGTCAAGGGCGACGCCCAGAAGAAGCTCCTGGACGGCATCAAGGCACAGGTCAGCTTCGAGCTGCCCCAGAGCATCGTCGAGGAGCAGATCGACAAGCAGATCGTGGAGCTGCAGGGCCGCCTGGAACGCCAGGGCAAGAGCCTCGACTCCCTGGGCAAGACGCCCGCCGAAATGCGCGCCGAAAACCGCCCCGCGGCCGAGGACGTGGTCAAGTCCTCCCTGGTGCTGCTGGCCATCGCCACGGCCGAGGGCCTGACGGTGGAGCCGCAGGAAGTGGACATGGTCCTGCAGAAGATGGCCGCCTCCACGGGCCAGGACTTCCACTCCATCAAGGACTACTACGAACAGCACAACCTGATGATCCCCCTCAAGGATCGGGTTCTGGCGGACAAGGCCATGGACCTCATCTACGAGAACGCCAAGGTCACGCCGGTCCCCCCGGCGGCCCAGGACGCTCAGGACGCATAA
- a CDS encoding peptidylprolyl isomerase, which produces MAKARARHILVATEEVCQALKKKITEEGGDFAELARNYSQCPSGRRGGDLGTFGPGQMVPEFDHVCFNEAVGVVHGPVKTQFGYHLVEVTERS; this is translated from the coding sequence ATGGCCAAAGCACGTGCCCGTCACATCCTGGTGGCGACCGAAGAGGTCTGCCAGGCTCTGAAGAAGAAGATCACCGAGGAAGGCGGAGACTTCGCCGAACTCGCCCGCAACTATTCCCAGTGCCCGTCGGGCCGCCGCGGTGGCGACCTGGGCACCTTCGGCCCGGGCCAGATGGTGCCCGAGTTCGACCACGTCTGCTTCAACGAAGCCGTGGGCGTGGTTCACGGACCGGTCAAGACGCAGTTCGGCTACCACCTGGTGGAAGTGACCGAGCGCTCCTGA
- the recR gene encoding recombination mediator RecR, with product MQRLPAPLQKIVDQFSALPGVGPKSALRMAMTLLKWPEESVRAFGRDIENLRSALHICSRCCSLADTDPCHICADPKRSREQLCLVSEWDSLVVMEESGIFKGRYLILGGLLSPLDGVDARSLEISRLESILREGEVREVILALGSTMEAEATSTYLHGLVTRGFPQVSVTRLAQGIPLGSEIKYVDRETLKQSLKYRQSL from the coding sequence GTGCAGCGACTTCCCGCACCCCTGCAAAAGATCGTGGACCAGTTCTCGGCCCTGCCCGGAGTGGGGCCCAAGAGCGCCCTGCGCATGGCCATGACGCTGCTCAAGTGGCCCGAGGAGTCCGTGCGCGCCTTCGGCCGGGACATCGAGAACCTGCGCAGCGCCCTGCACATCTGCTCGCGCTGCTGCTCCCTGGCCGACACGGACCCCTGCCACATCTGCGCCGACCCCAAGCGCAGCCGCGAACAGCTTTGCCTGGTCTCGGAATGGGACAGCCTCGTGGTCATGGAGGAGTCCGGGATATTCAAGGGGCGTTACCTCATCCTTGGCGGCCTGCTCTCGCCCCTGGACGGGGTCGACGCCCGCTCCCTGGAGATCTCGCGGCTGGAATCCATCCTGCGCGAAGGGGAGGTGCGGGAGGTCATACTGGCCCTTGGCTCGACCATGGAGGCCGAGGCCACGAGCACCTACCTGCACGGCCTGGTCACGCGCGGCTTCCCCCAGGTCTCCGTGACGCGCCTGGCCCAGGGCATCCCGCTGGGCTCCGAGATCAAGTACGTGGACCGCGAAACCCTCAAACAGTCCCTCAAGTACCGGCAGTCGCTCTAG
- the recD2 gene encoding SF1B family DNA helicase RecD2 — protein sequence MYTVQGEVVTVVYHNPENGYVIARLDSPAGPGQVTVVGTLGDIAPGESLRLTGEWVEHPKFGRQFKAEGCEHVMPATLSGIRRFLASGAVKGIGEKMADRLVARFGSQILDILDSDPERLLEIEGIGPAKLKGIVVSWQEKREVRGLMLFLQTHGVATTFAHRIFRQYGAGAVQRLRANPYDLAYDIHGIGFRTADEMALKLGFAEDAPQRLEAGVEYCLRQTSEGAGHVFLPRPVLAEEAARLLGCHDLELIEEQIDALVERKRLVIEPLPEKGVAEAVYLTYFYKTEREIASRLRALLDHAIRMDPKKISAAVEREEQRQSLTLSDEQRLAVESACGHKVSIITGGPGTGKTTITRVVVRALKALGLRISLAAPTGRAAKRLSEATGFTAVTLHRLLRYQPASGFEFNEDKKLPADVMVVDEVSMLDCGLCLALLRALPLTCRLVFVGDENQLPSVGAGNVLGDMLESGTIPAVRLTHIYRQARESMIVVNAHRINEGEFPQGSPHAPPKADFFWVEKEDLSELQALILRMVCERIPEAYGLDPMTEVQVLTPMHKGEVGTVVLNRLLQERLNPDGRELVRGQRTYREGDRILQLRNNYDKDVFNGDLGRITGIDTQDEVLTAEFDGREVEYGFDELDEIGLAYAISVHKSQGSEYPAVVMPVVTQHYMLLQRNLIYTGLTRARKLAVLMGSRRAMHMGLGNERGRLRHTSLAVRLAKESQT from the coding sequence ATGTACACCGTCCAGGGCGAAGTCGTCACCGTCGTTTACCACAACCCCGAGAACGGGTACGTCATCGCCCGGCTGGATTCCCCGGCCGGGCCGGGCCAGGTCACGGTGGTGGGCACCCTGGGCGACATCGCGCCGGGCGAGTCCCTGCGCCTGACGGGGGAGTGGGTCGAGCACCCCAAGTTCGGCCGGCAGTTCAAGGCCGAGGGCTGCGAGCACGTCATGCCCGCCACCCTGAGCGGCATCCGGCGCTTCCTGGCCTCGGGCGCGGTCAAGGGCATCGGCGAGAAGATGGCGGACCGGCTCGTGGCCCGCTTTGGCAGCCAGATCCTCGACATTCTCGATTCGGACCCCGAGCGGCTGCTGGAGATCGAGGGCATCGGACCGGCCAAGCTCAAGGGCATCGTCGTGTCCTGGCAGGAGAAGCGCGAGGTGCGCGGGCTCATGCTCTTCCTGCAGACCCACGGCGTGGCCACGACCTTCGCCCACCGCATCTTCCGGCAGTACGGCGCCGGCGCGGTGCAGCGCCTGCGCGCCAACCCCTACGACCTGGCCTACGACATCCACGGCATCGGCTTCCGCACGGCCGACGAGATGGCTTTGAAGCTCGGTTTCGCCGAGGACGCGCCCCAGCGTCTGGAGGCCGGCGTCGAGTACTGCCTGCGCCAGACCTCCGAAGGGGCCGGGCACGTCTTCCTGCCCCGGCCCGTCCTGGCGGAGGAGGCGGCCCGGCTGCTGGGCTGCCACGACCTGGAGCTCATCGAGGAGCAGATCGACGCCCTGGTCGAGCGCAAGCGTCTGGTCATCGAGCCCCTGCCCGAGAAGGGCGTGGCCGAGGCCGTGTACCTGACGTATTTCTACAAGACAGAGCGCGAGATCGCCTCCCGCCTGCGGGCCCTGCTGGACCACGCCATCCGCATGGACCCGAAGAAGATCTCCGCCGCCGTGGAGCGCGAGGAGCAGCGGCAGTCCCTGACCCTGTCCGACGAGCAGCGCCTGGCCGTGGAGTCGGCCTGCGGACACAAGGTGTCCATCATCACCGGCGGCCCCGGCACGGGCAAGACGACCATCACGCGGGTGGTGGTGCGGGCGCTCAAGGCCCTGGGCCTGCGCATCTCCCTGGCCGCGCCCACGGGCCGCGCGGCCAAGCGCCTGTCCGAGGCCACGGGCTTCACGGCCGTGACCCTGCACCGGCTGCTGCGCTACCAGCCGGCCTCGGGCTTCGAGTTCAACGAGGACAAGAAGCTCCCGGCCGACGTCATGGTCGTGGACGAGGTCTCCATGCTCGACTGCGGGCTGTGCCTGGCCCTGCTGCGGGCCCTGCCCCTGACCTGCCGGCTGGTCTTCGTCGGCGACGAGAACCAGCTGCCGTCGGTCGGCGCGGGCAACGTCCTGGGCGACATGCTCGAAAGCGGGACCATCCCGGCCGTGCGCCTGACGCACATCTACCGCCAGGCCCGCGAGAGCATGATCGTGGTCAACGCTCACCGCATCAACGAGGGCGAATTTCCGCAGGGCAGCCCCCACGCGCCGCCTAAGGCCGATTTTTTCTGGGTCGAGAAGGAGGACCTTTCCGAGCTGCAGGCACTTATCCTGCGCATGGTCTGCGAACGCATCCCCGAGGCCTACGGACTGGACCCCATGACCGAGGTGCAGGTGCTCACGCCCATGCACAAGGGAGAGGTCGGTACCGTCGTCCTGAACCGCCTCCTGCAGGAGCGCCTCAACCCCGACGGCCGGGAACTCGTGCGCGGGCAGCGGACGTACCGGGAAGGGGACCGCATCCTGCAGCTCAGGAACAACTACGACAAGGACGTCTTCAACGGCGACCTGGGCCGCATCACCGGCATCGACACCCAGGACGAGGTGCTGACGGCCGAGTTCGACGGCCGCGAGGTGGAGTACGGTTTCGACGAGCTGGACGAGATCGGCCTGGCCTACGCCATCAGCGTGCACAAGAGTCAGGGCAGCGAATACCCGGCCGTGGTGATGCCCGTGGTCACGCAGCACTACATGCTCCTGCAGAGAAACCTCATCTACACCGGCCTGACCCGGGCGCGGAAGCTGGCCGTGCTCATGGGTTCGCGCCGGGCCATGCACATGGGTCTGGGCAACGAGCGCGGCCGGCTGCGCCACACGTCCCTGGCCGTGCGCCTGGCCAAAGAGAGCCAAACATAG
- the der gene encoding ribosome biogenesis GTPase Der encodes MNQQLPMVALIGRPNVGKSTLFNRLIKKRVSITHDMAGVTRDSIFSEVRGETRAYMLIDTGGLVPDSSDEIEISIFEQAREAMAGADLILFIVDGRAGLHPQDEQVGQYLRQSGKEVRVIINKVDGPEQEEALAADFYALGFPLQCVSAAHGFGMGDLRDMIETALPKDLCEGVEQPQGGLKVALLGRPNAGKSSTINALLGKKRLMVSAEAGTTRDCVDVTVQRGGKTYTFVDTAGVRRKSKVTDSLEYFSVVHSMQAAKQADVVVLVLDVMDGVVGQDKRLLSFLDTEKIPFIIVVNKIDLLTKDQLAKTKKDLVDQFAFCGHVPVLYSSSVSMAGLGGLLPLIEKLWEQCGQRVTTGELNRLVKMVTERHQPPVMGGRRGKIYYMTQADSRPPTFVFFVNDEKLFGGSYVRYLENQLRKVFRMDKTPIRMIFRSSHDKDS; translated from the coding sequence ATGAACCAGCAGCTTCCCATGGTGGCCCTCATCGGGCGTCCCAACGTGGGCAAATCCACCCTTTTCAACCGCCTCATCAAGAAGCGGGTCTCCATCACCCACGACATGGCCGGCGTGACCAGGGACAGCATCTTCAGCGAGGTGCGCGGCGAAACGCGCGCCTACATGCTCATCGACACGGGCGGACTTGTCCCCGACTCCAGCGACGAGATCGAGATCAGCATCTTCGAGCAGGCCCGGGAGGCCATGGCCGGGGCGGATCTGATCCTGTTCATCGTCGACGGCCGCGCCGGGCTGCATCCCCAGGATGAGCAGGTCGGGCAGTATCTGCGCCAAAGCGGCAAGGAAGTGCGCGTCATCATAAACAAGGTCGACGGCCCCGAACAGGAGGAGGCTCTGGCGGCGGATTTCTACGCGCTGGGTTTTCCCCTGCAGTGCGTGTCCGCGGCCCACGGTTTCGGCATGGGCGATCTGCGCGACATGATCGAGACCGCGCTGCCGAAGGACCTGTGCGAGGGTGTGGAGCAGCCTCAGGGCGGTCTCAAGGTCGCCCTGCTCGGGCGGCCCAACGCGGGCAAGTCCTCGACCATCAACGCGCTGTTGGGCAAGAAGCGGCTCATGGTCAGCGCCGAGGCCGGGACCACCCGCGACTGCGTGGACGTGACCGTGCAGCGCGGCGGCAAGACCTACACCTTCGTCGACACCGCCGGGGTGCGCCGCAAGTCCAAGGTCACCGATTCCCTGGAATACTTCAGCGTCGTGCACTCCATGCAGGCCGCCAAGCAGGCCGACGTGGTCGTGCTGGTGCTCGACGTCATGGACGGCGTGGTCGGGCAGGACAAGCGGCTGTTGTCCTTTCTGGACACGGAGAAGATCCCCTTCATCATCGTGGTCAACAAGATCGACCTCCTGACCAAGGATCAACTGGCCAAGACCAAGAAAGACCTGGTGGACCAGTTCGCATTCTGCGGTCACGTGCCCGTGCTCTATTCGTCGTCGGTGTCCATGGCGGGCCTGGGCGGGCTCCTGCCGCTCATTGAGAAGCTCTGGGAGCAGTGCGGCCAGCGCGTGACCACGGGCGAGCTGAACCGCCTGGTCAAGATGGTCACCGAGCGGCACCAGCCGCCGGTCATGGGCGGGCGGCGCGGCAAGATCTACTACATGACCCAGGCCGACTCCCGGCCGCCGACCTTCGTCTTCTTCGTCAACGACGAGAAGCTCTTCGGCGGCAGCTACGTGCGCTACCTGGAGAACCAGCTGCGCAAGGTCTTCCGCATGGACAAGACGCCCATCCGCATGATCTTCCGCTCCAGCCACGACAAGGATTCGTAG
- the mtnA gene encoding S-methyl-5-thioribose-1-phosphate isomerase, with protein MEDHIRFDAEACVLLLLDQRKLPLVEETYACRTVEDVIYALQTMVVRGAPAIGVTAAYGCRIALKQAMAAGAYWTNELGRLLGLLAQARPTAVNLAWAVNEMRGAASGVADPRELGDVWLALAQKIHAEDIAMNKAMGRFGGELLADGDTVMTHCNAGALATAGYGTALGVIRGAVDMGKKISVIANETRPFLQGARLTAYELHKDGIPVTVACDNACSLLMKRGLVQKVVVGADRIVANGDVANKIGTSGVAILARHYGIPFYVAAPSSTFDLATPEGSLIPIEDRTPLEVTHVGGTQITPDGVPVFNYAFDVTDHSLITGIVTERGVLSPPYTSSIAEIIGQERRP; from the coding sequence ATGGAAGACCACATCCGATTCGACGCTGAGGCCTGCGTCCTGCTTCTGCTCGACCAGCGCAAGCTCCCTCTGGTGGAGGAGACCTACGCCTGCCGCACCGTGGAGGACGTCATCTACGCCCTGCAGACCATGGTCGTACGCGGCGCGCCGGCCATCGGCGTGACGGCGGCCTACGGCTGCCGCATTGCCCTGAAGCAGGCCATGGCCGCCGGGGCCTACTGGACGAACGAACTCGGCCGGCTGCTCGGCCTCCTGGCCCAGGCGCGGCCCACGGCCGTCAACCTGGCCTGGGCCGTGAACGAGATGCGCGGCGCCGCAAGCGGCGTGGCCGACCCGCGCGAGCTGGGCGACGTCTGGCTCGCCCTGGCGCAGAAGATCCACGCCGAGGACATCGCCATGAACAAGGCCATGGGCCGCTTCGGCGGGGAACTCCTGGCCGACGGCGACACGGTCATGACCCACTGCAACGCCGGCGCCCTGGCCACGGCCGGGTACGGCACGGCCCTGGGCGTCATTCGCGGGGCCGTGGACATGGGCAAGAAAATTTCCGTCATCGCCAACGAGACCCGGCCCTTCCTGCAGGGCGCGCGCCTGACTGCCTACGAACTGCACAAGGACGGCATCCCCGTGACCGTGGCCTGCGACAACGCCTGCTCGCTGCTCATGAAGCGCGGGCTGGTGCAGAAGGTCGTGGTCGGGGCCGACCGCATCGTGGCCAACGGCGACGTTGCCAACAAGATCGGAACGTCCGGCGTGGCCATCCTGGCCCGGCACTACGGCATTCCCTTCTACGTGGCCGCGCCCAGCTCCACCTTCGACCTGGCCACGCCTGAGGGCTCCCTCATCCCCATCGAGGACCGCACGCCCCTGGAAGTGACCCACGTTGGGGGCACCCAGATCACGCCCGACGGGGTCCCGGTTTTCAACTACGCCTTCGACGTCACGGATCACTCCCTGATCACGGGCATCGTCACCGAACGCGGGGTGCTTTCCCCGCCATACACATCGAGTATCGCCGAGATCATCGGCCAGGAACGCAGACCATGA